A segment of the bacterium genome:
TGTTTTGTCAACATATTCGATAGATTTGATCTCAAATCACCATCTCAAAAGGTTTCCCTGCGGCCTCTGCGGGATGAGCGGCCTACCAGCGAGCCGCTTTTGCGGCCCTCCGCGTTAGAGCTTTTGAACCAGATTGCTTCGCTCGGGGTCAGCTCGCAATGACACCGTTTTCCCCCCGCATCTGCTCTTCCCCCGCGTCTCCGCATCGCCGTGTCAGCTATCATTCGTACAACGAGTCCAGTTCCTTCCAGTACTTCCGTGTGATCTCCTTGCGCTTGAGCTTCAAGGTGGGGGTCACCTCACCCTCCTCCTGGCTGAACTCTTTTTCCATGATCCGGAACCGTTTGACCTGCTCATAGGGAGCAAACCCCTCCATGGCGGTGTCGACACGGCTCTGGATAAGCTCCACGATCTTCGGGTGGGAACAGAGCTCTACCCTCGTCGCGTCCTTTATCCTGTGCTCGGCGGCGTAATTTTCCACCCGCTCCCAGTCCGGGACGATAAGGGCCGAGATGAAATTCCTGGTGTCCCCGAAGACGAAGGCCTGGTTGATGAACTTGTCCGCTGAAAGGACGTTCTCCAGGGCCGCGGGAGCCACGTTCTTTCCACCCGCGGTGACGATGAGCGACTTCTTGCGGTCGGTGATAACGAGGGCCCCGTCCTCGTTGAAATGGCCGATATCCCCGGTGTAGAACCAACCCTCCCCGTCGATGGCCTCAGCCGTATCCTCGGGCCGGTTGTAGTACCCTTTCATGATATTGGGGCCCCGGGCCAGGATCTCACCGTCCTGGGCAATCCGGACCTCGACGCCCGGAACGGGCGGGCCGACGGTCCCGAACCGGAGCCTCTCGATGGTGTTGGCCGAGATAACCGGGGACGTCTCGGTGAGTCCATACCCCTCGAGAATGAGCAGGCCGGCCGCGTGGAAAAATTCGGCGATGTGCTTGTTGAGGGGGGCGCCGCCGGAGATCATCAGGCGGATATTCCCGCCAAAGGTGGTCCGCAACTTGGAGAACACCAGTTTGTCGGCAATGCGGTGAGCCCTGGCAAGACCGCCGCTCAATGGCTGCCCGTCCTGGAGCTGCCGGCTCACCTTGCTCCCGATCTTCAGACAGGAAGCGAAGATCAGCCTGCGGACCGCCGAGCTTTCCCGGACCCGGTCAAGGATGCGCCCGTAGGCTTTCTCGTAGATCCGGGGCACGCTGACCATGATGGTCGGGTTCACCTCACCCAGGTTCTGAACCACCGAGTCGATATTTTCGGCATAGTTGATGAGCCCTCCCACGTAGAGGAAAAGATATAGAGCGATGCGCTCGAAAACATGGGACAGGGGCAGGAAAGACAGGCAGCTGTCGTCTGAAGTCACGTGGATGACATCAAGGACTGCCCGGACGTTGGACAGGAAGTTGTCATGGGTCAGAACGACGCCCTTGGGCTCCCCTGTGGTGCCCGAGGTGTAGATAATGGTGGCAAGGTCGTCCTTCCTGCCCCCGGCGATGGATCGGCCCATGTTCTCCCACACCTCCCGGGGGGCCTCGTGTCCCAGGGCCACCAGCTCTTCAAGGTACATCACTCCCTCCGGGAGCCGGCGGCCTTCCGGAAGCTGGTCGAAAAGGACGATGATGGTCAGATCGGGAAGTTCGCCGCGGATCTTGAGGATCCTGTCCAGGAACTCCTCGTTGGACACGAAGATGGCCCTGGCGGAACAATCCTTGAGGATATACCGGATCTGGGAGGGCGTCTGGGTCCAGTAAAGGGGAACGACCACTCCCTCCGTGGTGTAGATGCCAAGATCGGCAAACGCCCACTCGGGCCTGTTCTCGGAGAGGATCGCGATGGCATCCCCCCTGCCGAGACCCCGCTGTATAAGGCCCCGTGCCACATCCCGGTAGGAACCGGCCAGCTGCTCCCAGGTGACTTCGAGCCAGGAACCATCCTGCTTGTAGCGCATGATCGGGCGATCGCCGTAACTTTCGGCCCGGGCGTCCACCATCTGTACGATGGTCTCCTGGTAAGAGCCGGACCGCGTGGAAGCGGTGCCTCCGGTGTCGGCCATGGTCATCATTCCTCCTCACCAAGGTCGGCGATATAATCCTCGTAATCTTCAGGGGCCAGGAGGACATCGAGCTGTACGGGATCGTCGAGCTCGACCCGGGCCAGCCACCCTTCTCCGTACGGGTCCTCGTTGATGAGTTCAGGATCATCCACAAGGCCGGTCCCGATCGCAATGACCGTTCCTGTCACGGGGGCGATGAGATCGGCCACCATCCTGTCCGACTCGATGATCCCGAAGGTTCCAAGGGCCACGATATCGTCATCGATCTCCGGAAGATCGACAAAAACGATATGGCCAAGTTCTCCCTGGAAGTAGTCGCTGACCCCGATGACCGCCTCGTTGCCCTCGGGTTTCACCCAGAAATGATCTTTCGAGTAACGGCAGTTCCTGGGAACATTCATCCCCTACCCCCTTTTAAAATTCACGCTCCGCCTGAATTTTAAAAATGATTTGAAAGTCCATCTACAGAAAACCAGTATTTGATATTGGATTACACTATTATTCCCCCCGTTTTTAACAACAGAACAGCATGTTCTGTCAGATATCCATCCAGGAACCTGCCCGACAGCTAGCCCGGACTATTCACGAGGTTCTTTTCCGTTCCGGCGGCGTTGCTGAGTCGTTCGCTTGTGCGGAATACTAAAGTATGCCTCCGCGCTCACTCCTCAGTCGCCTTGCCGGAACGAAAAACTCCTCTCGTGACTATGTCCGCTCAACCCCGCCTGATTCATGATGCTTATAGTGCCATTCCCATTTATCTTTAATTGCCACACAGTTAGCTGACATCTCATTTGCATCATGAATAATGCGGGCTAGCAGTAATTGCTGGCAGCTGAATCCAGGATCCAAAATCCAAGGTCCAAAATGAGAGCCGACTCACGCATAGCGCCTGTGTTTGAAATCAAGTGATTTCATCCACGTTCGCTCTGCGGCTGTGTGAGCCAGGTTTTTTCAGGCTATCATTTGGTAGTTATCAGCTGTTTTTCAGATTCCTTCCGGTTGCCATAGGCTACCTGCTGAGGTATGAAGGAGATTAGCTTTCATCTGTAAGCTGGCAGTACAAGCTTACGGTTTTTCATTTGGATCTTGGATCTTGGATCAGGATATTGGATCACTGTTTTCGGAGGCCTTCATTGAGAACGGAAGAGAAAAAAGTTCCCACCGATTTCATCCGGCAGATCGTTGCCGACGACCTGGCCTCGGGCAGGCACACTACCATCGTGACCCGGTTTCCCCCGGAGCCCAACGGGTACCTGCACATCGGTCACGCCAAGAGCATCACCCTCAACTTCGGTATCGCGGCTGAGATCCCCGGAGGCCGCTGCCACCTGCGGTTCGACGACAGCAACCCCGAGACCGAGGACATGGAGTACGTCGAGTCGATCAAGAGGGACGTCAGGTGGCTGGGGTACGACTGGGGCGAGCACCTCTACTACGCCTCGGACTACTTCGAAAAGCTTTACGGATTTGCCGTCAGGCTCATCGAGGCGGGCAAGGCGTACGTGTGCAGCCTGCCGGAGGACGAGATCCGCCAATACCGGGGCACGGTGACCCGGGCCGGGACCGGCAGCCCCTACAGGGACCGCCCCATCGTGGAGAACCTGGATCTTTTCGCGCGCATGCGGGCAGGTCAGTTCGCCGACGGCGAACACGTTCTGCGGGCGAAGATCGACATGGCCGATCCCAACATGAAGATGCGCGATCCCCTCCTTTACCGCATCCGCCACGCAGCCCACTACCGCACCGGAAATGAATGGTGCCTCTATCCCATGTACGACTTCACCCACTGCCTGTCGGATGCTATCGAGGGCATCACCCACTCCATCTGTACCCTGGAGTTCGAGAACAACCGGGAACTTTACGACTGGATCATCGACAACGTCCCCGCGCCCGGCAGGCCGCGGCAGTACGAGTTTGCCCGCCTGAACCTGAACTACACTGTAATGAGCAAGCGGAAGCTCATCGACCTGGTCCAGGACGGTCACGTCTCGGGCTGGGACGACCCGCGCCTGCCCACCATCGCGGGGTTGAGGCGCCGGGGGATCACCCCGGAAGCGATCCGGTACTTCTGTGAGCGGATCGGGGTAGCCAAGGCCAACAGCGTCGTGGACGTGGCGCTCCTCGAACACAGCGTCCGGGACGACCTGAACACGAAGGCTCCCAGGGTCATGGGGGTCCTGGATCCCCTCAAGGTCGTCATCGTCAACTATAGGGAAGACCAATCCGACGAGTTCGACGCGCCATACTACCCCGACGATCCGCCGAAGATGGGGACCCGCAAGGTGCCCTTTACCAGGGAGATCTACATCGAGCGCAAGGATTTCATGGAGGACCCCCCGAAAAAGTTCTTCCGGCTGGCTCCCGGCAGGGAGGTCCGGCTTCGGTGGGCCTACTTCGTGACCTGCGTGGACGTGAAAAAGGACGAGAACGGCGAGGTGGTGGAGATCCACTGCGTGTACGACCCGGAGACGAGGGGAGGGGACTCCCCGGACGGGCGGCGGGTCAAGGGGACGATCCACTGGGTTTCTGCGGAGCATTCCGTTCCCGCCGAGGTGAGGCTCTACGACCGTCTTTTCACGGAACCCAACCCCGACGGTGACAAGAACGTGGAATACACCAGGTACCTCAATCCCCACTCCCTGGAGGTGGTGAGCGCCAGGGTGGAGCCCAGCCTGGGAAGCGCCTTACCGGGAGACCGGTTCCAGTTCGAACGGACAGGTTATTTTATCGCCGATTCGGAAGACCATTCGGAAGGCAACCTGGTGTTCAACCGGATCGTGCCGCTTCGCGATTCGTGGGCGAAAATGGTCGCCAAGGCGACGCCGGAAGAGGGAGGGGAAAAGGGGAAGAAACGGGATTAATCCACCAGACACAGAGCAAAGTTTGCTTGCCGCGGCGAAGTCCGAAGGACGGAGACGGGTCATCGCGAGCAACCCCCATGCGACGCAATCTCAGGTCTTATGGCTTTAATACTCGGATTTCACCACGGAGGCATCACGCCTTTGGCGTGACAGGCATCGAAAATCGGAGGAAGGCTGAAACTACAATCGTCATTCCGGACACGGCGACTTGCCACCCAGAAGCTGCAAGCGAAGTCGGGAGCCGTGAGCCGGAATCCAGAGTAAGGGCATTTACTCAAAGACGCCAGGAAAATCTGTTTTTGAAATGCCAAGCCTGAGGGACTGAGGTCCAACCCCAAGAGGTTCTAATATTTGGTGTGATGATGAGTTCTCTTCCTACCGGATTATCGGTCAGTAATAAGGTCCTGTTGACGGGGGCTGGTTTTACAAAAGATTTCGGCGGCTTCCTGGCCAACGAGATATGGAGCTTAATTTTCAACAGCTCATCACTCGAAAATTACCCAAGGATAAAAGATATTCTGCGCCGCGATTTTTCCTATGAGTCTGTCTACCATAAGGTGATCGCAGGTGAATACAGTGACGATGAGAAAAGAGCCATCCAAGAGGCAGTGAAATCAGCGTATGACATGCTTGACAGCAACA
Coding sequences within it:
- the gcvH gene encoding glycine cleavage system protein GcvH, whose amino-acid sequence is MNVPRNCRYSKDHFWVKPEGNEAVIGVSDYFQGELGHIVFVDLPEIDDDIVALGTFGIIESDRMVADLIAPVTGTVIAIGTGLVDDPELINEDPYGEGWLARVELDDPVQLDVLLAPEDYEDYIADLGEEE
- a CDS encoding glutamine--tRNA ligase/YqeY domain fusion protein, with protein sequence MRTEEKKVPTDFIRQIVADDLASGRHTTIVTRFPPEPNGYLHIGHAKSITLNFGIAAEIPGGRCHLRFDDSNPETEDMEYVESIKRDVRWLGYDWGEHLYYASDYFEKLYGFAVRLIEAGKAYVCSLPEDEIRQYRGTVTRAGTGSPYRDRPIVENLDLFARMRAGQFADGEHVLRAKIDMADPNMKMRDPLLYRIRHAAHYRTGNEWCLYPMYDFTHCLSDAIEGITHSICTLEFENNRELYDWIIDNVPAPGRPRQYEFARLNLNYTVMSKRKLIDLVQDGHVSGWDDPRLPTIAGLRRRGITPEAIRYFCERIGVAKANSVVDVALLEHSVRDDLNTKAPRVMGVLDPLKVVIVNYREDQSDEFDAPYYPDDPPKMGTRKVPFTREIYIERKDFMEDPPKKFFRLAPGREVRLRWAYFVTCVDVKKDENGEVVEIHCVYDPETRGGDSPDGRRVKGTIHWVSAEHSVPAEVRLYDRLFTEPNPDGDKNVEYTRYLNPHSLEVVSARVEPSLGSALPGDRFQFERTGYFIADSEDHSEGNLVFNRIVPLRDSWAKMVAKATPEEGGEKGKKRD
- a CDS encoding long-chain fatty acid--CoA ligase; the encoded protein is MADTGGTASTRSGSYQETIVQMVDARAESYGDRPIMRYKQDGSWLEVTWEQLAGSYRDVARGLIQRGLGRGDAIAILSENRPEWAFADLGIYTTEGVVVPLYWTQTPSQIRYILKDCSARAIFVSNEEFLDRILKIRGELPDLTIIVLFDQLPEGRRLPEGVMYLEELVALGHEAPREVWENMGRSIAGGRKDDLATIIYTSGTTGEPKGVVLTHDNFLSNVRAVLDVIHVTSDDSCLSFLPLSHVFERIALYLFLYVGGLINYAENIDSVVQNLGEVNPTIMVSVPRIYEKAYGRILDRVRESSAVRRLIFASCLKIGSKVSRQLQDGQPLSGGLARAHRIADKLVFSKLRTTFGGNIRLMISGGAPLNKHIAEFFHAAGLLILEGYGLTETSPVISANTIERLRFGTVGPPVPGVEVRIAQDGEILARGPNIMKGYYNRPEDTAEAIDGEGWFYTGDIGHFNEDGALVITDRKKSLIVTAGGKNVAPAALENVLSADKFINQAFVFGDTRNFISALIVPDWERVENYAAEHRIKDATRVELCSHPKIVELIQSRVDTAMEGFAPYEQVKRFRIMEKEFSQEEGEVTPTLKLKRKEITRKYWKELDSLYE